One part of the Anopheles coustani chromosome 2, idAnoCousDA_361_x.2, whole genome shotgun sequence genome encodes these proteins:
- the LOC131266425 gene encoding JNK-interacting protein 3 isoform X2, with translation MENDTGEPSEVVYGTHEDSAMVMSEKVQSLAGSIYQEFERMIQRYDEDVVKTLMPLLVNVLECLDSAYQTNQEQDVELELLREDNEQLVTQYEREKNARKQAEQKLLETEDLAEQENKELASRLESLESIVRMLELKHKNSMDHASRLEERESELKKEYSKLHERYTELFKTHVDYMERTKLMMGNSTHSQAGSASERLDVSRSRLMPMMRSTGPVSYGFASLENSTMLDTETLCSEEDSGPDSGPPSLQNEIETKATEKVEEVDSAKTPAEATSAGAVKTLQSPTSGGAVSGKTTTKKEQRSANMLYQELSFQDDNLESEENEITGAWVHPGDYASSANDNFFGMGKEVENLIMENNELLATKNALNIVKDDLIVKVDELTGEIEILREELNAVILARNKLKAKVTELEEELKKTKAQVKQASSSTTDQEEEGDVPMAQRKRFTRVEMARVLMERNQYKERFMELQDAVRWTEMMRASRVETLDKKSKQGIWKFFSNLFSSNDRPSSESPGRLHQRYGGVSAQAPHQPGSLLPAMPEGRMLIGAGSSSSGGVGIAGALSGAGSSTALMRSGHPGNILVLSKEPELTQSERAMQRRRDQYRQVRAHVQKEDGRLQAYGWSLPSLKPSSGSGANGGIGGGAGGGGGRPTGSGVPVPVPVYCRPLAEASPHMKVWCASGVNLQGGYMKDGGCIVGAASIFYSKEPVGGAVGAQITELTGDEAAADPKDLGEILERKLLALGGPASMLDADSELSSYVWICTSTHSASTVTVIDAKNPSEVLDSFPVCQNHLLCICTVRGALEMDYAMLENSEVTKSGHSLEKPGESPDDIGKVSFEKVIRQPVETAAVDDPKATEQAQEVVPPPDPVPEQATEVNNDRDLNHNNKACNAVVEDIKVDTKDITITLGGVVDGNDNTIAGTTSPNKPLPHQQSAAIEESISSIGPTMWLGAQNGMLYVHSSVARWNLCLHKVKLPDSVLSIVHVESRVIVALANGTVAVFRRQVNGEWDLNSYHLLTLGSPKYSVRCLTIVGDKVWAAHRNKIHVIDPITLCILKSFEAHPRKESQIRQMATTGLGVWVSIRLDSTLRLFSAETYDHLEDIDIDPYVSKMLGTGKLGFSFVRITALLVSCNRLWIGTGNGVVISVPLTDASGASNTPYSPRFANAQLSFHGHRDAVKFFVSVPMNPPNHGLPTTSKDMLVISGGEGYIDFRLEEIVEDVCDTATHLLVWRVSSSYDDLCL, from the exons ATGGAAAACGACACGGGCGAGCCGTCGGAAGTCGTGTACGGCACGCACGAAGATTCCgcaatggtgatgtcagagaAG GTACAATCACTGGCCGGAAGTATTTATCAAGAGTTCGAGCGTATGATTCAGCGCTACGATGAGGATGTGGTGAAAACGCTTATGCCTCTGCTGGTAAACGTACTCGAATGTCTCGATTCCGCGTACCAAACGAACCAGGAGCAGGATGTGGAGCTGGAGCTGCTGCGCGAGGACAACGAGCAGCTGGTGACGCAGTACGAGCGGGAGAAAAATGCACGCAAGCAGGCCGAACAGAAGCTGCTCGAGACGGAAGATTTGGCCGAGCAGGAGAACAAGGAGCTCGCCAGCCGGCTCGAGTCGCTCGAGAGCATCGTGCGGATGCTGGAGCTGAAGCACAAAAACAGCATGGACCACGCGAGCCGGCTCGAGGAGCGCGAATCGGAGCTGAAGAAAGAGTACAGCAAACTGCACGAGCGCTACACGGAGCTGTTCAAGACGCACGTCGACTACATGGAGCGGACGAAGCTGATGATGGGCAATTCAACCCACTCGCAGGCCGGTTCCGCGTCCGAGCGGCTCGATGTGTCCCGGTCGCGCCTGATGCCCATGATGCGCTCGACCGGCCCCGTCTCGTATGGGTTCGCTTCGCTGGAAAACTCCACCATGCTCGACACGGAAACGCTCTGCAGCGAGGAGGACAGTGGACCCGACTCGGGACCACCCTCGTTGCAGaacgaaatcgaaacgaaGGCGACCGAGAAGGTGGAAGAGGTCGATTCGGCGAAAACACCGGCGGAAGCAACGAGTGCCGGTGCGGTCAAGACGCTCCAAAGTCCCACCAGCGGTGGGGCGGTGTCTGGAAAGACGACGACAAAGAAGGAGCAGCGATCGGCGAACATGCTTTATCAAGAGCTGTCGTTCCAGGATGATAATTTGGAgagtgaagaaaacgaaattaCCGGAGCCTGGGTGCATCCGGGCGACTATGCCTCATCAG CTAATGATAACTTTTTCG GTATGGGTAAGGAAGTGGAGAATTTGATCATGGAAAACAACGAGCTGTTGGCTACGAA GAACGCGCTCAATATCGTAAAGGACGATCTAATCGTAAAAGTCGACGAGCTGACGGGTGAGATCGAAATTCTGCGCGAAGAGCTGAACGCCGTCATTCTGGCACGCAACAAGCTGAAAGCGAAGGTTACCGAGTTGGAGGAAGAGTTGAAGAAGACCAAGGCGCAGGTGAAGCAAGCGTCCTcgtccaccaccgaccaggaggaggagggtgaCGTACCGATGGCGCAGCGGAAGCGTTTCACGCGCGTCGAAATGGCGCGCGTATTGATGGAGCGCAACCAGTACAAGGAACGCTTCATGGAGTTGCAGGACGCCGTCCGCTGGACGGAGATGATGCGTGCGTCGCGTGTCGAAACGCTGGACAAGAAGTCGAAGCAAGGcatttggaagttttttagTAATCTCTTTAGCTCCAACGACAGGCCGTCGAGTGAGTCCCCCGGGCGCCTTCATCAGCGGTACGGCGGTGTGAGTGCACAGGCACCCCACCAGCCCGGCTCGCTGTTGCCTGCCATGCCCGAGGGACGGATGCTTATTGGCGCAGGCAGTAGTAGTAGCGGGGGAGTAGGCATAGCGGGTGCCCTCTCGGGTGCAGGCTCTTCGACGGCGCTCATGCGCAGTGGCCACCCGGGCAACATACTGGTTCTCTCGAAGGAACCCGAGCTGACGCAGTCGGAGAGGGCGATGCAGCGGCGGCGGGACCAGTACCGGCAGGTACGGGCTCACGTTCAGAAGGAGGACGGCCGGCTGCAAGCGTACGGTTGGAGTTTACCTAGTCTCAAGCCCTCGAGTGGATCCGGGGCAAACGGTGGCATCGGTGGAGGagccggcggtggtggcggtcgtCCGACCGGCAGTGGTGTCCCGGTACCGGTTCCAGTGTACTGTCGCCCGCTAGCGGAAGCAAGTCCACACATGAAGGTCTGGTGTGCCAGTGGGGTGAATCTGCAGGGTGGCTACATGAAGGATGGCGGTTGTATCGTTGGCGCGGCCAGCATATTCTACTCCAAGGAACCGGTCGGTGGAGCTGTCGGGGCACAGATTACCGAGCTCACGGGAGACGAGGCGGCGGCGGACCCGAAAGATCTGGGAGAAATCTTGGAACGGAAGCTGTTAGCTCTCGGCGGCCCAGCCTCGATGCTCGATGCCGATAGCGAACTTAGCTCGTACGTATGGATATGCACGAGCACGCATTCGGCCAGCACCGTCACGGTGATTGACGCGAAGAATCCATCGGAAGTGCTGGACTCGTTCCCCGTTTGCCAGAACCATCTGCTATGCATATGTACGGTACGTGGTGCCCTCGAGATGGACTACGCGATGCTGGAAAACAGTGAAGTTACTAAATCAG GTCATAGTCTTGAGAAGCCTGGTGAATCTCCGGACGATATCGGTAAGGTTTCGTTCGAAAAGGTTATACGACAACCGGTAGAGACGGCCGCCGTGGACGACCCGAAAGCTACCGAGCAGGCCCAGGAAGTGGTTCCACCGCCCGATCCAGTTCCCGAGCAGGCAACCGAAGTCAACAATGATCGTGATCTTAACCATAATAATAAG GCTTGCAACGCCGTTGTAGAGGATATCAAAGTAGACACAAAGGACATTAccattacacttggtggcgtaGTTGACGGGAATGATAATACTATCGCCGGGACGACATCACCCAACAAACCGTTACCACACCAGCAGTCGGCCGCGATCGAAGAATCGATATCATCGATCGGGCCAACAATGTGGCTTGGCGCGCAGAACGGTATGCTGTATGTACACAGTTCCGTCGCGCGATGGAACCTCTGTTTGCACAAGGTAAAGCTACCGGACTCGGTGCTCTCGATCGTGCACGTCGAGTCGCGTGTTATCGTAGCGCTCGCAAACGGTACGGTCGCCGTGTTCCGGCGGCAGGTAAACGGCGAGTGGGATCTGAACAGCTATCACCTTCTGACGCTCGGCTCACCAAAATACTCCGTGCGGTGCCTGACGATCGTTGGGGACAAGGTATGGGCGGCTCATCGAAACAAAATCCACGTCATCGATCCCATCACGCTGTGTATTCTGAAGTCGTTCGAGGCGCACCCGAGAAAGGAAAGTCAAATCCGACAGATGGCCACCACCGGACTGGGTGTCTGGGTTTCCATAAG ACTGGATTCTACCTTAAGACTGTTTTCGGCGGAAACGTACGATCACCTGGAAGACATCGACATCGATCCGTACGTATCGAAAATGCTGGGAACGGGCAAGTTAGGCTTCTCATTTGTGCGCATTACCGCCCTGCTGGTATCGTGCAATCGGTTGTGGATAG GAACTGGAAACGGAGTTGTGATTTCAGTACCGCTGACCGATGCTAGCGGAGCTTCCAATACACCGTACTCACCGCGCTTCGCTAATGCTCAACTTTCTTTCCACGGGCACCGGGACGCGGTGAAGTTCTTCGTCTCCGTACCGATGAATCCACCCAACCACGGGCTCCCGACGACGTCGAAGGATATGCTGGTTATATCCGGTGGTGAGGGCTACATCGATTTTCGGTTAG AAGAAATAGTAGAAGATGTATGCGATACCGCAACACACTTATTAGTTTGGCGTGTTAGCTCATCGTATGATGATTTATGTTTGtag
- the LOC131266425 gene encoding JNK-interacting protein 3 isoform X1, which translates to MENDTGEPSEVVYGTHEDSAMVMSEKVQSLAGSIYQEFERMIQRYDEDVVKTLMPLLVNVLECLDSAYQTNQEQDVELELLREDNEQLVTQYEREKNARKQAEQKLLETEDLAEQENKELASRLESLESIVRMLELKHKNSMDHASRLEERESELKKEYSKLHERYTELFKTHVDYMERTKLMMGNSTHSQAGSASERLDVSRSRLMPMMRSTGPVSYGFASLENSTMLDTETLCSEEDSGPDSGPPSLQNEIETKATEKVEEVDSAKTPAEATSAGAVKTLQSPTSGGAVSGKTTTKKEQRSANMLYQELSFQDDNLESEENEITGAWVHPGDYASSANDNFFGMGKEVENLIMENNELLATKNALNIVKDDLIVKVDELTGEIEILREELNAVILARNKLKAKVTELEEELKKTKAQVKQASSSTTDQEEEGDVPMAQRKRFTRVEMARVLMERNQYKERFMELQDAVRWTEMMRASRVETLDKKSKQGIWKFFSNLFSSNDRPSSESPGRLHQRYGGVSAQAPHQPGSLLPAMPEGRMLIGAGSSSSGGVGIAGALSGAGSSTALMRSGHPGNILVLSKEPELTQSERAMQRRRDQYRQVRAHVQKEDGRLQAYGWSLPSLKPSSGSGANGGIGGGAGGGGGRPTGSGVPVPVPVYCRPLAEASPHMKVWCASGVNLQGGYMKDGGCIVGAASIFYSKEPVGGAVGAQITELTGDEAAADPKDLGEILERKLLALGGPASMLDADSELSSYVWICTSTHSASTVTVIDAKNPSEVLDSFPVCQNHLLCICTVRGALEMDYAMLENSEVTKSGHSLEKPGESPDDIGKVSFEKVIRQPVETAAVDDPKATEQAQEVVPPPDPVPEQATEVNNDRDLNHNNKACNAVVEDIKVDTKDITITLGGVVDGNDNTIAGTTSPNKPLPHQQSAAIEESISSIGPTMWLGAQNGMLYVHSSVARWNLCLHKVKLPDSVLSIVHVESRVIVALANGTVAVFRRQVNGEWDLNSYHLLTLGSPKYSVRCLTIVGDKVWAAHRNKIHVIDPITLCILKSFEAHPRKESQIRQMATTGLGVWVSIRLDSTLRLFSAETYDHLEDIDIDPYVSKMLGTGKLGFSFVRITALLVSCNRLWIGTGNGVVISVPLTDASGASNTPYSPRFANAQLSFHGHRDAVKFFVSVPMNPPNHGLPTTSKDMLVISGGEGYIDFRLGDGDMEASVELEPNQTIENRNEKSYIIVWKVSNR; encoded by the exons ATGGAAAACGACACGGGCGAGCCGTCGGAAGTCGTGTACGGCACGCACGAAGATTCCgcaatggtgatgtcagagaAG GTACAATCACTGGCCGGAAGTATTTATCAAGAGTTCGAGCGTATGATTCAGCGCTACGATGAGGATGTGGTGAAAACGCTTATGCCTCTGCTGGTAAACGTACTCGAATGTCTCGATTCCGCGTACCAAACGAACCAGGAGCAGGATGTGGAGCTGGAGCTGCTGCGCGAGGACAACGAGCAGCTGGTGACGCAGTACGAGCGGGAGAAAAATGCACGCAAGCAGGCCGAACAGAAGCTGCTCGAGACGGAAGATTTGGCCGAGCAGGAGAACAAGGAGCTCGCCAGCCGGCTCGAGTCGCTCGAGAGCATCGTGCGGATGCTGGAGCTGAAGCACAAAAACAGCATGGACCACGCGAGCCGGCTCGAGGAGCGCGAATCGGAGCTGAAGAAAGAGTACAGCAAACTGCACGAGCGCTACACGGAGCTGTTCAAGACGCACGTCGACTACATGGAGCGGACGAAGCTGATGATGGGCAATTCAACCCACTCGCAGGCCGGTTCCGCGTCCGAGCGGCTCGATGTGTCCCGGTCGCGCCTGATGCCCATGATGCGCTCGACCGGCCCCGTCTCGTATGGGTTCGCTTCGCTGGAAAACTCCACCATGCTCGACACGGAAACGCTCTGCAGCGAGGAGGACAGTGGACCCGACTCGGGACCACCCTCGTTGCAGaacgaaatcgaaacgaaGGCGACCGAGAAGGTGGAAGAGGTCGATTCGGCGAAAACACCGGCGGAAGCAACGAGTGCCGGTGCGGTCAAGACGCTCCAAAGTCCCACCAGCGGTGGGGCGGTGTCTGGAAAGACGACGACAAAGAAGGAGCAGCGATCGGCGAACATGCTTTATCAAGAGCTGTCGTTCCAGGATGATAATTTGGAgagtgaagaaaacgaaattaCCGGAGCCTGGGTGCATCCGGGCGACTATGCCTCATCAG CTAATGATAACTTTTTCG GTATGGGTAAGGAAGTGGAGAATTTGATCATGGAAAACAACGAGCTGTTGGCTACGAA GAACGCGCTCAATATCGTAAAGGACGATCTAATCGTAAAAGTCGACGAGCTGACGGGTGAGATCGAAATTCTGCGCGAAGAGCTGAACGCCGTCATTCTGGCACGCAACAAGCTGAAAGCGAAGGTTACCGAGTTGGAGGAAGAGTTGAAGAAGACCAAGGCGCAGGTGAAGCAAGCGTCCTcgtccaccaccgaccaggaggaggagggtgaCGTACCGATGGCGCAGCGGAAGCGTTTCACGCGCGTCGAAATGGCGCGCGTATTGATGGAGCGCAACCAGTACAAGGAACGCTTCATGGAGTTGCAGGACGCCGTCCGCTGGACGGAGATGATGCGTGCGTCGCGTGTCGAAACGCTGGACAAGAAGTCGAAGCAAGGcatttggaagttttttagTAATCTCTTTAGCTCCAACGACAGGCCGTCGAGTGAGTCCCCCGGGCGCCTTCATCAGCGGTACGGCGGTGTGAGTGCACAGGCACCCCACCAGCCCGGCTCGCTGTTGCCTGCCATGCCCGAGGGACGGATGCTTATTGGCGCAGGCAGTAGTAGTAGCGGGGGAGTAGGCATAGCGGGTGCCCTCTCGGGTGCAGGCTCTTCGACGGCGCTCATGCGCAGTGGCCACCCGGGCAACATACTGGTTCTCTCGAAGGAACCCGAGCTGACGCAGTCGGAGAGGGCGATGCAGCGGCGGCGGGACCAGTACCGGCAGGTACGGGCTCACGTTCAGAAGGAGGACGGCCGGCTGCAAGCGTACGGTTGGAGTTTACCTAGTCTCAAGCCCTCGAGTGGATCCGGGGCAAACGGTGGCATCGGTGGAGGagccggcggtggtggcggtcgtCCGACCGGCAGTGGTGTCCCGGTACCGGTTCCAGTGTACTGTCGCCCGCTAGCGGAAGCAAGTCCACACATGAAGGTCTGGTGTGCCAGTGGGGTGAATCTGCAGGGTGGCTACATGAAGGATGGCGGTTGTATCGTTGGCGCGGCCAGCATATTCTACTCCAAGGAACCGGTCGGTGGAGCTGTCGGGGCACAGATTACCGAGCTCACGGGAGACGAGGCGGCGGCGGACCCGAAAGATCTGGGAGAAATCTTGGAACGGAAGCTGTTAGCTCTCGGCGGCCCAGCCTCGATGCTCGATGCCGATAGCGAACTTAGCTCGTACGTATGGATATGCACGAGCACGCATTCGGCCAGCACCGTCACGGTGATTGACGCGAAGAATCCATCGGAAGTGCTGGACTCGTTCCCCGTTTGCCAGAACCATCTGCTATGCATATGTACGGTACGTGGTGCCCTCGAGATGGACTACGCGATGCTGGAAAACAGTGAAGTTACTAAATCAG GTCATAGTCTTGAGAAGCCTGGTGAATCTCCGGACGATATCGGTAAGGTTTCGTTCGAAAAGGTTATACGACAACCGGTAGAGACGGCCGCCGTGGACGACCCGAAAGCTACCGAGCAGGCCCAGGAAGTGGTTCCACCGCCCGATCCAGTTCCCGAGCAGGCAACCGAAGTCAACAATGATCGTGATCTTAACCATAATAATAAG GCTTGCAACGCCGTTGTAGAGGATATCAAAGTAGACACAAAGGACATTAccattacacttggtggcgtaGTTGACGGGAATGATAATACTATCGCCGGGACGACATCACCCAACAAACCGTTACCACACCAGCAGTCGGCCGCGATCGAAGAATCGATATCATCGATCGGGCCAACAATGTGGCTTGGCGCGCAGAACGGTATGCTGTATGTACACAGTTCCGTCGCGCGATGGAACCTCTGTTTGCACAAGGTAAAGCTACCGGACTCGGTGCTCTCGATCGTGCACGTCGAGTCGCGTGTTATCGTAGCGCTCGCAAACGGTACGGTCGCCGTGTTCCGGCGGCAGGTAAACGGCGAGTGGGATCTGAACAGCTATCACCTTCTGACGCTCGGCTCACCAAAATACTCCGTGCGGTGCCTGACGATCGTTGGGGACAAGGTATGGGCGGCTCATCGAAACAAAATCCACGTCATCGATCCCATCACGCTGTGTATTCTGAAGTCGTTCGAGGCGCACCCGAGAAAGGAAAGTCAAATCCGACAGATGGCCACCACCGGACTGGGTGTCTGGGTTTCCATAAG ACTGGATTCTACCTTAAGACTGTTTTCGGCGGAAACGTACGATCACCTGGAAGACATCGACATCGATCCGTACGTATCGAAAATGCTGGGAACGGGCAAGTTAGGCTTCTCATTTGTGCGCATTACCGCCCTGCTGGTATCGTGCAATCGGTTGTGGATAG GAACTGGAAACGGAGTTGTGATTTCAGTACCGCTGACCGATGCTAGCGGAGCTTCCAATACACCGTACTCACCGCGCTTCGCTAATGCTCAACTTTCTTTCCACGGGCACCGGGACGCGGTGAAGTTCTTCGTCTCCGTACCGATGAATCCACCCAACCACGGGCTCCCGACGACGTCGAAGGATATGCTGGTTATATCCGGTGGTGAGGGCTACATCGATTTTCGGTTAG